The Lactuca sativa cultivar Salinas chromosome 2, Lsat_Salinas_v11, whole genome shotgun sequence genome includes a window with the following:
- the LOC111883623 gene encoding uncharacterized protein LOC111883623, with translation MSKPSSSKVILLRYLHHRHSKALSLPKPPISSTPISQIISRNPKLNPWIPSCRLPSLLPSSVSKISQNPSHKLSVETNLTRNFLGFRYISTGSSNLGGKLDMNLLKSKIKEPGAAVKNAFSRYKQAVGLQMEAFWRRNSMVLWGAGGVLVCILLWRIMFGIANTFIGLSEGMAKYGFLALSSAIVAFTGLYLRSRFTINPDKVYRMAMRKLNTSADILEIMGAPLTGTDLRAYVMSGGGVTLKNFKAALRSKRCFLIFPIRGAEMKGLVSVEVKNKSGQYDMKLLSVDIPMATGPDQRLYLIGDEEEYRVGGGLISELRDPVVKAMAAAKEFEARDIKEDKEDAERELEEAERKHREEVEKIQREAS, from the exons ATGTCAAAACCCTCATCTTCTAAAGTAATTCTCCTTAGGTATCTTCATCATCGCCATTCAAAGGCCTTGTCGCTACCCAAACCCCCAATTTCATCGACTCCCATTTCCCAAATCATCTCTCGGAACCCTAAACTAAACCCATGGATTCCATCATGTCGCTTACCCAGCTTATTGCCCTCTTCAGTTTCGAAAATTTCCCAAAATCCATCTCATAAACTATCCGTGGAAACCAATTTGACCAGGAATTTCCTTGGGTTCAGGTACATCTCCACTGGGAGTTCGAATCTGGGTGGTAAATTGGATATGAATTTGTTGAAGAGTAAGATTAAAGAACCCGGTGCAGCAGTTAAGAATGCGTTTTCGAGGTATAAGCAAGCTGTTGGGTTGCAGATGGAGGCGTTTTGGAGGAGGAACAGCATGGTTTTGTGGGGTGCTGGTGGGGTTTTGGTGTGTATTTTGCTTTGGAGGATTATGTTTGGGATCGCAAATACTTTTATTGGGTTATCCGAGGGTATGGCCAAGTATGGTTTTCTTGCTCTTTCCTCAGCTATCGTCGCATTTACT GGGTTGTATCTGCGATCAAGATTCACTATAAATCCTGACAAAGTTTATAGAATGGCAATGAGAAAACTGAACACATCAGCTGACATTCTTGAGATCATGGGTGCTCCACTCACTGGAACGGATCTCAGAGCATATGTTATGTCAGGAGGCGGCGTCACACTAAAAAACTTTAAAGCAGCTCTCAGGAGCAAACGATGTTTTCTTATTTTTCCAATTCGAGGGGCAGAAATGAAAGGCTTAGTTAGTGTTGAAGTCAAGAACAAAAGTGGCCAG TATGATATGAAGTTGCTATCGGTTGACATTCCAATGGCAACGGGACCCGATCAGCGTCTATACCTGATTGGGGATGAAGAAGAATACAGAGTGGGTGGGGGGTTGATATCCGAACTAAGAGACCCTGTTGTGAAAGCCATGGCAGCAGCCAAGGAGTTTGAAGCTCGTGACATTAAAGAGGACAAAGAAGATGCAGAAAGAGAACTTGAAGAGGCAGAAAGAAAACATCGGGAAGaagttgaaaagattcaaagagAGGCTTCATAG